The Sesamum indicum cultivar Zhongzhi No. 13 linkage group LG6, S_indicum_v1.0, whole genome shotgun sequence genome has a segment encoding these proteins:
- the LOC105163031 gene encoding receptor-like protein kinase ANXUR1, whose product MKAKNHILFLSLLSLSLLLNGIHGTGHHGPGHGHHRLKALILNCGSSASEKDADERTWETDEKYILSPDKGVMTKSDTQDPSLPSTVPYMTARIFKSETAYLLPLQNSTSRTLLRLHFYPSSYPNFNISNSYFSVTAGRVTLLSNFSSYLAAQALSQAYFIKEYYLAAGKDPTLTLTFKPSDKYANSFAFVNGIEVISAPALFDADPVLAGTAAGSINDDQQASTVPIEASSMETMFRLNVGGQYIAPANDSDGLMRSWYDDTVYLYGAWYGVATQANVTVNYKGLPSYMAPLDVYRTYRRMGPEATVNSVANLTWIFQVDPSFMYLLRLHWCDSDMTRTNQRVFDVFVNNKTAASEIDVFALTGSVAAPTKRDYVVHVNNNTDQLWLALHPYKASKPEFADALLNGLEIFKLSDNAKSNLAGPNPVMSDLMKKYQDAEMEPKSFGSDQKESGTSTVVITGAAGGAAAVGIAAVIILVAYKRKRRVPGADPASGPSWLPISWNSSNNSASKSSTMGGKSQGGVYISNDAASNCRYFSLAEIKTATKNFDESNVIGVGGFGKVYKGIIDNDTQVAIKRSNPSSEQGVNEFQTEIEMLSQLRHRHLVSLIGFCEDNGEMILVYDYMGKGTLREHIYKGNKTTLSWKQRLEICIGAARGLHYLHTGAKYTIIHRDVKTTNILVDDKWVAKVSDFGLSKTGPNMNKGHVSTVVKGSFGYLDPEYFRRQQLTEKSDVYSFGVVLFEVLCARPALNPSLPKEQVSLADWALRCARNKTLEDIIDPQLKGKINPECLKKFAETAEKCLADHGVDRPTMGDVLWSLELALQLQDNHEGGSTTSRTKNRKNNPENSEPKMDQNSLIAMHRSTLSLGDDDEEHKTRTSDTTEDIFSMFVDQKGR is encoded by the coding sequence ATGAAAGCCAAGAATCACATActgtttctttctcttttgagCCTCTCTCTTCTCCTCAACGGTATTCATGGTACTGGTCATCATGGTCCTGGTCATGGTCATCATCGCCTCAAGGCATTGATCCTCAACTGTGGCTCTTCCGCCAGCGAGAAAGATGCCGATGAACGAACATGGGAGACCGACGAGAAATACATTTTGTCCCCTGATAAGGGTGTGATGACCAAGTCTGATACCCAAGACCCTTCATTACCTTCTACCGTTCCTTACATGACCGCCAGGATTTTCAAATCCGAGACAGCTTACTTATTACCCCTCCAGAATTCAACCTCTCGCACTTTGCTTCGCCTCCATTTCTATCCTTCTTCCTATCCCAATTTCAACATATCCAACTCTTATTTCTCGGTCACTGCCGGGAGGGTCACTTTGTTGAGCAATTTTAGCTCATATTTGGCTGCCCAAGCACTTTCTCAGGCCTACTTCATCAAAGAATACTATCTGGCTGCAGGCAAAGATCCCACTCTTACTCTCACCTTCAAGCCATCTGATAAATATGCTAATTCTTTCGCCTTTGTGAATGGCATTGAGGTCATTTCTGCGCCTGCTCTTTTTGATGCGGATCCCGTTTTGGCTGGCACAGCTGCAGGATCCATCAATGATGATCAACAAGCCTCAACGGTGCCCATCGAGGCCAGCAGCATGGAAACCATGTTTAGGTTAAACGTGGGGGGGCAATATATTGCGCCGGCAAACGACTCCGATGGGCTGATGCGGAGTTGGTATGATGATACCGTCTACTTATACGGGGCCTGGTATGGGGTTGCCACACAAGCCAATGTAACAGTGAATTACAAAGGTTTGCCTTCCTATATGGCACCATTAGATGTTTATAGGACTTACCGAAGGATGGGGCCTGAGGCGACTGTAAACTCGGTAGCCAACTTGACATGGATTTTCCAAGTGGATCCTAGTTTCATGTACCTTCTCAGGTTGCATTGGTGTGATTCAGATATGACGAGAACCAACCAGAGAGTTTTCGACGTGTTCGTTAATAACAAAACTGCAGCAAGTGAAATTGATGTATTTGCGTTGACAGGTTCGGTCGCAGCTCCCACCAAGAGGGATTATGTAGTTCATGTCAACAACAACACCGATCAGCTCTGGCTGGCGCTTCATCCTTACAAAGCATCGAAACCTGAATTTGCTGATGCCCTTCTCAATGGATTAGAAATATTCAAGCTCAGTGACAATGCAAAATCCAATCTCGCGGGACCTAACCCTGTCATGTCAGATTTGATGAAGAAATATCAGGATGCTGAAATGGAGCCAAAGTCTTTCGGATCTGATCAGAAAGAATCAGGAACTTCGACGGTCGTGATCACCGGAGCAGCAGGAGGAGCCGCCGCAGTTGGGATAGCAGCCGTTATAATTCTGGTGGCCTACAAAAGGAAGAGGAGAGTCCCTGGAGCAGACCCGGCGTCAGGGCCTAGTTGGTTGCCAATATCCTGGAATTCCAGCAATAATTCCGCGTCCAAATCCTCTACAATGGGCGGCAAAAGTCAAGGCGGCGTCTATATTTCAAATGACGCTGCTAGCAACTGCCGCTACTTCAGCTTAGCGGAGATCAAGACGGCCACCAAGAATTTTGACGAGTCGAACGTCATTGGAGTTGGTGGATTCGGGAAAGTGTACAAAGGCATCATTGACAACGATACTCAAGTGGCCATCAAGAGATCGAACCCGTCTTCGGAGCAAGGAGTGAACGAGTTCCAGACCGAAATCGAGATGCTTTCTCAGCTCAGGCACAGGCATTTGGTGTCGTTGATCGGATTTTGTGAAGACAACGGAGAAATGATATTGGTTTATGATTACATGGGAAAGGGAACACTGAGGGAGCATATTTACAAGGGAAACAAAACCACCCTCTCCTGGAAGCAGAGGCTGGAGATTTGCATCGGGGCGGCCCGCGGCCTCCACTATCTCCACACGGGTGCAAAGTACACCATCATCCATAGAGATGTGAAGACCACAAACATTCTCGTGGACGACAAATGGGTCGCCAAGGTTTCTGATTTCGGGCTCTCAAAAACAGGCCCCAACATGAACAAAGGCCATGTTAGCACTGTGGTAAAAGGCAGCTTCGGCTACCTAGACCCTGAATACTTCAGAAGGCAACAATTAACAGAAAAGTCGGACGTCTATTCATTTGGAGTGGTACTCTTCGAGGTACTATGCGCTAGGCCAGCCCTGAATCCAAGCCTTCCAAAAGAGCAAGTGAGCCTGGCAGATTGGGCTCTTCGATGTGCAAGGAACAAGACTTTGGAAGATATCATTGATCCTCAACTCAAAGGAAAGATCAACCCGGAGTGTCTGAAGAAATTTGCGGAGACAGCAGAGAAATGCTTGGCGGATCATGGGGTCGACCGGCCCACAATGGGTGACGTGCTTTGGAGCCTGGAATTGGCACTTCAACTCCAGGATAACCATGAAGGGGGATCTACAACCTCAAGGacgaaaaacagaaaaaataatccTGAAAACAGCGAACCAAAAATGGATCAGAATAGCCTCATCGCCATGCACCGGAGTACCTTAAGTCTTGGAGACGACGATGAGGAACACAAGACTAGAACAAGTGACACCACTGAAGATATTTTCTCAATGTTCGTCGATCAAAAAGGGCGTTGA
- the LOC105163032 gene encoding uncharacterized protein LOC105163032, with product MLRLRVLALLIATAVFGRVNSHTESGDWHCDKGSGIRVRAQFIPGIITVDGKVDDWKDVEGSNFPLLPALDPDADKEYSEGKMTLKAVHDGKEAYFMLQVNGYYRYTQGDSRKCPSVALMFQIGENASYHKMGGCEQGPGTCTNKTCHGHEVDIMHFSLGNAIPGRLYGGNPIDNREGYGGDRFGHLVDVYAWNPHCRFLDGMSPSGNDTTAQNDWQGSWWHSSLTDHSGFIKDDSPYASGGDGTGTYYFEFSRPLRTMDRLQQDVQFTIGKSSKMSAALWYPMFGRRWHGSAHYSISCDWILLDFISGGSEPNNGSPWNVATAFSLLFSVLAFCMTVFIVHRLSRINRTGNFVPMDNL from the exons ATGCTTCGCCTTCGAGTCTTGGCGCTTCTCATTGCAACCGCAGTTTTCGGCCGAGTGAACTCCCACACGGAGTCCGGGGATTGGCACTGCGATAAAGGCTCGGGGATCCGTGTCCGGGCTCAATTCATACCCGGCATCATCACAGTCGACGGGAAAGTGGACGATTGGAAGGACGTTGAAGGGTCGAATTTCCCCCTCTTACCCGCCTTAGACCCGGATGCTGATAAAGAATATAGTGAGGGAAAAATGACTCTCAAG GCAGTGCATGACGGGAAAGAGGCCTACTTCATGTTACAAGTTAATGGATACTATAGATATACTCAAGG AGACAGCAGGAAATGTCCATCTGTTGCTCTAATGTTCCAAATTGGTGAAAATGCATCCTACCATAAA ATGGGTGGCTGTGAACAAGGACCAGGTACTTGCACGAACAAGACTTGCCATGGCCATGAAGTAGACATTATGCACTTCTCATTAGGCAATGCTATTCCAGGACGTCTCTATGGCGGAAATCCAATTGACAACAGAGAAGGATATGGAGGTGACAG GTTTGGCCATTTGGTAGATGTGTATGCTTGGAACCCACACTGTCGATTCCTTGATGGGATGAGCCCCTCAG GTAATGACACCACTGCACAGAATGATTGGCAAGGATCATGGTGGCACAGTAGCTTAACTGATCACTCAG GCTTCATAAAGGATGACAGCCCATATGCATCGGGGGGTGATGGAACGGGAACTtactattttgaattttcgAGGCCTCTGAGAACCATGGATCGTCTTCAACAG GATGTTCAGTTCACAATCGGGAAATCTAGTAAGATGTCGGCTGCATTATGGTATCCGATGTTCGGCAGACGATGGCATGGATCTGCTCATTATTCCATTAGCTGTGACTGGATTCTTCTTGATTTCATATCAGGCGGTTCTGAGCCCAACAATGGAAGCCCATGGAATGTTGCCACTGCCTTTTCTCTCCTCTTTTCGGTGTTGGCTTTCTGCATGACCGTTTTCATTGTGCATAGGCTTTCAAGAATAAACAGGACTGGGAACTTCGTACCGATGGACAATCTGTAG